In Vitis vinifera cultivar Pinot Noir 40024 chromosome 17, ASM3070453v1, one genomic interval encodes:
- the LOC132252780 gene encoding importin subunit alpha-1b-like — MGGNEALAFDMGYARWLDEYQRLINDLRSVVNSHVGDNELRILVDSNMATCNAWSYDEHLIRAVICCGLYPGIVQNGKSFSLKTMEDGQTKPALPALGRLIHSNDEDVLTDACWALSYLSDGTNDKVQAVIEAGVCPRLVELLLYSSPSVLIPALRMVGNIVTGDDMQTQCIINHQALRCLLNPLTNNHNKSIKKEACWTISNITASNKKQIRAVIEANIIGPLCSFASKC, encoded by the exons GGGCGGAAATGAGGCTTTAGCATTTGACATGGGTTATGCTCGCTGGCTTGATGAATATCAGCGGCTGATCAATGACCTGAGATCAGTTGTAAATTCTCATGTAGGGGATAATGAACTACGCATTCTTGTCGATAGCAACATGGCCACCTGCAATGCATGGAGCTATGATGAGCATCTCATTCGAGCAGTTATTTGTTGTGGCCTGTATCCTGGTATTGTGCAAAATGGAAAGTCATTCTCATTGAAAACAATGGAGGATGGTCAA ACAAAGCCTGCTCTTCCAGCTCTTGGGCGTCTTATTCACTCGAATGATGAAGATGTGCTAACTGATGCGTGTTGGGCACTGTCTTACCTTTCTGATGGTACAAATGACAAAGTTCAAGCTGTTATTGAAGCGGGTGTATGTCCTAGGCTTGTTGAGCTTTTACTTTACTCATCTCCTTCTGTTCTCATTCCTGCACTTCGCATGGTTGGAAACATTGTCACTGGAGATGATATGCAAACCCAGTGCATAATCAACCATCAGGCACTTCGTTGCCTTCTGAACCCGTTGACCAATAACCATAATAAGAGCATCAAGAAGGAAGCTTGTTGGACTATTTCAAATATCACAGCTAGCAACAAGAAGCAGATTCGGGCTGTAATTGAGGCAAACATAATTGGTCCCCTTTGTTCATTTGCTTCAAAATGCTGA